The following coding sequences lie in one Arachis hypogaea cultivar Tifrunner chromosome 9, arahy.Tifrunner.gnm2.J5K5, whole genome shotgun sequence genomic window:
- the LOC112712561 gene encoding uncharacterized protein — MLSFNTLFLVFLIVSPAVAGGHGGRKLFWDMSSGRAPSSGTPNGASGSGHGPNWDYSWGWGSAPGAGWGYGSGSGRSPTGLGRGFGYGFGSGTGSGSGYGYGFGSGGAHGGGYGSGSGSGGGANNGNRSPNSVSRDRTNHHG; from the coding sequence ATGCTATCATTCaacactctctttcttgttttcttgatTGTTTCCCCGGCCGTGGCCGGAGGACACGGCGGAAGAAAACTCTTTTGGGACATGTCAAGTGGTAGGGCACCCTCCTCAGGGACACCTAACGGTGCCTCTGGGTCGGGTCATGGTCCAAATTGGGACTACAGTTGGGGATGGGGATCCGCACCCGGGGCAGGATGGGGGTATGGCTCTGGATCGGGCCGCTCCCCAACAGGTTTGGGTAGAGGCTTCGGATATGGGTTCGGATCTGGGACTGGATCCGGATCCGGGTACGGATATGGATTCGGAAGTGGCGGAGCTCATGGAGGTGGATATGGGTCAGGAAGTGGTTCTGGTGGTGGTGCAAACAACGGTAACCGATCACCAAATTCAGTATCTCGAGACAGAACCAACCATCATGGCTAA